From a region of the Rhinolophus sinicus isolate RSC01 linkage group LG04, ASM3656204v1, whole genome shotgun sequence genome:
- the LPAR6 gene encoding lysophosphatidic acid receptor 6 codes for MVSLNSSNCSYDDSFKYTLYGCMFSMVFVLGLISNCVAIYIFLCTLKMRNETTTYMINLAMSDLLFVFTLPFRIFYFTTRNWPFGDLLCKISVMLFYTNMYGSILFLTCISVDRFLAIVYPFKSRTLRTKRNAKLVCFVVWLTVMGGSAPAVFFQSTHSQGNSTSEACFENFPEDTWKTYLSRIVIFIEIVGFFIPLILNVTCSSMVLRILNKPVTLSRSKINKTKILKMIFVHLVIFCFCFVPYNINLILYSLMRTQTFVNCSAVAAVRTMYPITLCIAVSNCCFDPIVYYFTSETIQNSIKMKNWSRRNDSRFSEVQGTENFIQHNLQTLKTKMFDNESTI; via the coding sequence ATGGTAAGCCTTAACAGCTCCAACTGCTCCTACGATGATTCCTTTAAGTACACTCTGTATGGGTGCATGTTTAGCATGGTGTTTGTGCTTGGGTTAATATCCAACTGTGTTGCCATATACATTTTCCTCTGCACCCTCAAAATGCGAAATGAAACTACAACGTACATGATTAACTTGGCAATGTCagacttgctttttgtttttactttaccCTTCAGGATTTTTTACTTTACAACACGGAATTGGCCATTTGGAGATTTACTTTGTAAAATTTCAGTGATGCTGTTTTACACCAACATGTACGGAAGCATTCTGTTCTTAACCTGCATTAGTGTAGATCGATTTCTGGCAATCGTCTATCCATTTAAGTCAAGGACTctaagaactaaacgaaatgcaAAACTCGTTTGCTTTGTTGTCTGGTTAACCGTGATGGGAGGAAGTGCACCAGCAGTTTTTTTTCAGTCTACCCACTCTCAGGGTAACAGTACCTCAGAAGCCTGCTTTGAAAATTTTCCAGAAGACACATGGAAAACATATCTCTCACGGattgtaatttttattgaaatagtgGGATTTTTTATTCCTCTAATTTTAAACGTAACTTGTTCTAGTATGGTgctaagaattttaaataaacctgTTACATTAAGtagaagcaaaataaacaaaactaaaattttaaaaatgatttttgtacatttggtcatattctgtttctgttttgtaccTTATAATATCAaccttattttatattctcttatgAGAACACAGACATTTGTTAATTGCTCAGCAGTAGCAGCAGTAAGGACCATGTACCCAATCACACTCTGCATTGCTGTTTCAAACTGTTGCTTTGACCCAATAGTTTACTACTTCACGTCAGAAACAATTcagaattcaataaaaatgaaaaactggtcTAGGAGAAATGACTCCAGATTTTCTGAAGTTCAAGGCACAGAGAACTTTATTCAACATAACCTACAGACCTTAAAAACTAAGATGTTTGACAATGAGTCTACAATATAA